The proteins below are encoded in one region of Campylobacter rectus:
- the guaA gene encoding glutamine-hydrolyzing GMP synthase, translating into MNNTIIVLDFGSQYTQLIARRLREQGVYTEILPFSAKIEEIKAKKPKGIILSGGPASVYASDAYFCDEKIFKLKVPILGVCYGMQLIAHVFGAQVAPASHKEYGKADLSVTKTHPLFTDTPEKQIVWMSHSDLVKNLPNGFEAIATSENSPYCVFGDEKRKFYALQFHPEVQHSEFGTQILKNFAKYICGCESTWNMGSFAKNQIAKIKETVGNKKVLCAVSGGVDSSVTAALLAAAIPQNLILVFVDNGLLRTGEREQVEATFRTKLGVELVSIDASKTFLERLVGVTEPEKKRKIIGETFIEIFEKEAKKHDNVKFLAQGTLYTDIIESSVAGSSKTIKSHHNVGGLPDWMSFELIEPLREIFKDEVRQLGLELGLSRELVFRHPFPGPGLAIRIMGEVNTPSLELLRKADVILRDELKSSGWYNKTWQAFCVLLNVHSVGVMGDNRTYENAVCIRVVDASDGMTASFSRLPYDLLENVSRRIINEVDGINRVVYDISSKPPATIEWE; encoded by the coding sequence ATGAATAACACGATAATAGTTTTGGATTTTGGTTCGCAATACACTCAGCTCATCGCTAGACGCCTGCGCGAACAAGGCGTTTATACCGAGATTTTGCCTTTTAGCGCTAAGATCGAAGAGATCAAGGCCAAAAAACCAAAGGGCATAATCCTAAGCGGCGGGCCCGCTAGCGTTTATGCCTCGGACGCGTATTTTTGCGATGAGAAAATTTTTAAGCTAAAGGTGCCTATCTTGGGCGTTTGCTACGGTATGCAGCTGATCGCGCACGTTTTTGGGGCACAGGTCGCTCCCGCCTCTCACAAAGAGTACGGCAAGGCCGATCTAAGCGTGACGAAGACTCATCCGCTCTTTACCGATACGCCTGAAAAGCAAATCGTCTGGATGAGCCACTCCGACCTCGTAAAAAACCTACCTAACGGCTTTGAAGCGATCGCGACTAGCGAAAATTCGCCTTATTGCGTATTCGGCGATGAAAAGCGAAAATTTTACGCGCTGCAGTTTCATCCGGAGGTGCAGCACAGCGAGTTTGGTACTCAAATTTTAAAAAATTTCGCCAAATATATCTGCGGCTGCGAAAGCACGTGGAATATGGGCAGCTTTGCTAAAAACCAGATCGCTAAAATAAAAGAAACCGTGGGCAACAAAAAAGTACTTTGCGCCGTTAGCGGAGGCGTGGATAGCTCTGTCACCGCCGCGCTTTTAGCTGCTGCGATACCGCAAAATTTGATCCTGGTTTTCGTCGATAACGGACTGCTTAGAACGGGTGAGCGCGAGCAGGTCGAAGCGACTTTTAGAACTAAACTCGGCGTGGAGCTGGTTAGCATAGACGCGAGTAAAACTTTCCTAGAAAGGCTTGTCGGCGTGACTGAACCGGAGAAAAAACGCAAGATAATCGGCGAAACTTTTATCGAAATTTTTGAAAAAGAGGCCAAAAAGCACGATAACGTTAAATTTTTAGCTCAGGGTACGCTTTATACCGATATCATCGAAAGCTCGGTCGCGGGCTCTAGCAAGACGATCAAAAGCCACCACAACGTGGGCGGATTGCCTGATTGGATGAGCTTTGAGCTGATCGAGCCTTTAAGAGAAATTTTTAAAGACGAGGTGCGCCAGCTCGGCCTTGAGCTTGGTCTTTCGCGCGAGCTCGTGTTCCGTCATCCATTTCCAGGCCCGGGTCTTGCGATCCGCATAATGGGCGAGGTAAATACGCCGAGCCTCGAGCTACTGCGCAAAGCTGACGTGATCCTGCGCGACGAGCTAAAATCAAGCGGCTGGTACAACAAAACGTGGCAAGCGTTTTGCGTGCTGCTAAACGTGCACTCCGTGGGCGTTATGGGCGATAACCGCACCTACGAAAACGCCGTGTGCATACGCGTAGTGGACGCCAGCGACGGTATGACGGCTAGCTTCTCGCGCCTGCCGTACGATCTGCTAGAAAACGTCTCTCGCCGCATCATAAACGAAGTGGACGGCATCAACCGCGTAGTTTATGACATCTCGAGCAAACCGCCTGCAACGATAGAGTGGGAGTGA
- a CDS encoding type I restriction endonuclease subunit R: MVKSEKQIESEFIKKLIDLKYVYREDIRDKFSLEENFRKHFERLNRVKLSDSEFKRLRESIINPDVFENAKRLREINTFKRDDDTPLQYTLVNLKNWCKNEFEVVNQLRINTENSNHRYDVILLINGIPVVQVELKTLQITPKKAMEQIVNYKNDLGNGYTNSLLCFIQLFIVSNETNTYYFANNRKEHFSFNADERFLPIYEFADQENNKITNLYEFTNYFLPKCTIGELISRYMVLVVSEQKLLIMRPYQIYAVKAIVDCIEQNRGNGYIWHTTGSGKTLTSFKTSTLLKDNPDIEKCLFVVDRKDLDRQTRIEFNKFQEGCVEENTNTESLVKRLTSDDYKDKVIVTTIQKLGLALDDDSKRNQEKRKRGELTFKERLLKLQDKRMAIIFDECHRSQFGDNHEAIKTFFPKAQLFGFTGTPIFEENSNYKQVDGTIGSYKTTKDVFEKELHSYTITNAIDDGNVLRFHIDYFKPDDTHVAAKADTKISKRKIVEAILSKHDAATYSRRYNAIFATASINEAIEYYGLFNEVQKEYLDLDEGFIPLNISCVFSPPAEGNKDVKQLQEDLVQEKEDNKQEPDKKKEALRRIIDDYNSKYKTNHTINDFDLYYQDVQKRIKDQQYPNADYPHENKIDIVIVVDMLLTGFDSKYLNTLYVDKNLKQHGLIQAFSRTNRVLNTTKPYGNIIDFRGHEDEVDVAIRLFSGKENSEKVKEIWLVDPAPTIIRKLEKAVDELEQFMNAQGLECKPEAVSNLKGDTARAMFIDKFKQIQKLKTQLDQYTDIKEEQVATIEALLPEDTVRAFRGAYLDIAGRLKDEQEKDIHNVSPEVEQLDFEFVLFASAVIDYDYIMALISRYTQSNVPKKEKMTKKELIDLIASTSNLMDERRDIEEYIEELDRFIKSSEENKGLSEKEVIDGYQKFKSEKSSKKLISISEKYGIEHGSLEAFVNGIMERMIFDGEKLIDLLEPLNLSWRERTQKELELMDELIPLLKKMASGREIVGLKAYE, from the coding sequence ATGGTAAAGAGCGAGAAACAAATAGAAAGTGAATTTATCAAAAAATTGATTGATTTAAAATATGTTTATCGTGAAGATATTAGAGATAAATTTTCCTTAGAAGAAAATTTCAGAAAGCATTTTGAAAGATTGAACCGTGTGAAACTAAGTGATTCTGAATTTAAAAGATTACGTGAGAGTATAATAAATCCAGATGTTTTTGAGAATGCAAAAAGGCTCCGAGAAATAAATACTTTCAAAAGAGATGATGATACTCCTTTGCAATATACTCTTGTGAATCTTAAAAACTGGTGCAAAAACGAATTTGAAGTAGTCAACCAGTTGCGTATTAATACGGAAAATAGTAACCATCGCTATGATGTTATTTTGCTTATTAATGGTATCCCGGTAGTTCAGGTTGAGTTAAAGACCTTACAAATAACCCCTAAAAAAGCAATGGAACAAATAGTGAATTATAAAAATGATCTGGGAAATGGGTATACAAATTCTCTGCTTTGTTTTATTCAGCTTTTTATTGTTAGCAATGAAACCAATACCTATTATTTTGCCAATAATCGTAAAGAGCATTTTTCGTTTAATGCGGATGAGAGATTTTTGCCTATTTATGAATTTGCAGATCAAGAGAATAACAAAATAACAAACCTATATGAATTTACAAATTATTTTTTGCCCAAGTGTACTATTGGAGAACTTATTAGTAGGTATATGGTTCTGGTAGTAAGTGAGCAAAAATTATTAATTATGCGACCATATCAGATTTATGCTGTGAAAGCCATTGTGGATTGTATTGAGCAAAATCGAGGCAATGGATATATTTGGCATACTACCGGTAGTGGCAAAACTCTTACATCATTTAAGACATCAACACTTTTGAAAGATAATCCGGATATTGAAAAGTGCTTGTTTGTTGTGGATAGAAAAGATTTGGATAGACAGACTCGTATAGAATTTAATAAGTTTCAAGAAGGATGTGTGGAAGAAAATACAAATACTGAAAGTTTAGTTAAGCGTCTCACATCTGATGATTATAAGGATAAAGTGATAGTTACTACCATTCAAAAACTTGGACTTGCACTTGATGACGATAGTAAGCGTAATCAAGAAAAAAGAAAAAGAGGCGAATTAACTTTTAAAGAAAGACTACTAAAGCTTCAAGATAAGCGTATGGCGATTATTTTTGATGAATGCCATCGTTCACAATTTGGAGATAATCATGAAGCAATAAAGACTTTCTTCCCCAAAGCACAATTGTTTGGTTTTACCGGCACACCAATTTTTGAAGAAAATTCAAATTATAAACAAGTTGATGGGACAATTGGTTCTTATAAAACAACAAAAGATGTCTTTGAAAAAGAACTTCATTCTTACACCATCACAAATGCGATTGATGATGGCAATGTTTTACGTTTTCACATTGATTATTTTAAGCCTGATGATACTCATGTTGCAGCAAAAGCAGATACAAAGATAAGCAAAAGGAAAATTGTAGAAGCTATTTTGTCCAAGCATGATGCGGCAACATATAGTAGACGGTATAACGCTATTTTTGCAACAGCAAGTATCAATGAAGCAATAGAGTACTATGGTTTATTTAATGAGGTACAGAAAGAATACTTAGATTTAGATGAAGGTTTTATTCCATTAAATATTTCTTGCGTTTTTTCGCCTCCGGCTGAAGGCAATAAAGATGTGAAACAACTGCAAGAGGATCTTGTGCAAGAAAAAGAAGATAATAAACAAGAGCCGGACAAGAAAAAAGAAGCCTTAAGGAGAATTATTGACGACTATAATTCAAAATACAAAACAAATCATACTATCAACGACTTTGATTTGTATTATCAAGATGTACAAAAACGGATAAAAGATCAACAATATCCAAATGCGGATTATCCACATGAAAACAAAATAGATATTGTTATTGTTGTAGATATGCTTTTGACAGGCTTTGATTCTAAATATTTAAATACTTTATATGTAGATAAAAACTTGAAGCAACATGGATTGATCCAAGCCTTTTCAAGAACGAATCGTGTGCTGAATACTACAAAGCCTTATGGTAATATTATTGATTTTAGAGGTCATGAAGATGAAGTTGATGTAGCGATCAGACTGTTTTCAGGAAAAGAAAACAGTGAGAAAGTAAAAGAAATTTGGCTTGTGGATCCGGCTCCTACTATAATTAGAAAGTTGGAAAAAGCAGTAGATGAACTTGAGCAGTTTATGAATGCACAAGGACTTGAATGTAAGCCTGAAGCAGTAAGTAACCTTAAAGGTGATACGGCTCGTGCCATGTTTATTGATAAATTTAAACAAATACAGAAGCTCAAAACCCAACTTGATCAATATACAGATATAAAAGAGGAGCAAGTAGCTACTATTGAGGCTTTATTACCGGAAGATACAGTTCGAGCATTTAGAGGAGCATATTTGGATATTGCCGGAAGGTTAAAAGATGAACAGGAAAAAGACATTCATAATGTATCTCCGGAAGTAGAGCAATTGGATTTTGAATTTGTGTTATTTGCTTCAGCGGTTATTGATTATGATTATATTATGGCACTTATTTCAAGGTATACTCAATCTAATGTGCCAAAGAAAGAAAAAATGACGAAAAAAGAACTGATTGATTTGATCGCTTCTACTTCTAACCTCATGGATGAGCGGAGAGATATTGAAGAGTATATAGAAGAGCTTGACCGATTCATTAAATCTTCAGAAGAGAATAAAGGCTTAAGTGAAAAGGAAGTAATTGATGGATACCAGAAATTTAAATCTGAAAAATCTTCTAAGAAGCTGATTTCCATATCTGAAAAGTATGGGATTGAGCATGGTTCTTTAGAGGCTTTTGTTAATGGAATTATGGAAAGAATGATTTTTGATGGAGAAAAATTGATTGATTTACTGGAACCTCTGAATCTTAGTTGGAGAGAACGAACACAAAAAGAATTGGAGCTTATGGATGAATTGATTCCGTTATTAAAGAAAATGGCGAGTGGACGAGAGATTGTGGGGTTAAAAGCGTATGAGTAA
- a CDS encoding restriction endonuclease subunit S: MSKNIKGAIPKWRFESFDSYPKWNIKKLGCLMKPINERAGDKKYVLMSVTSGVGLIPQVEKFGREIAGNSYKNYYVIRKNDFAYNKSSTKEFPEGYISMLKEYEEAAIPNSIFTCFRVIDDEYEPLFFEQLFNTNYHGKWLRKYIEIGARAHGALSIDTKHLWNMPVAVPKLPEQQKIADCLSSIDDLISAEEKKLLLLNDYKKGWMQKLFPAEGKTVPEWRFPEFKDSEGWEKLNIKKACYPSYSGGTPVTSKKEYYNGDIPFIRSGEIGKEKTELFLTSEGLDNSSAKMIEKGDVLMALYGANSGDVAISPIKGAINQAILCLRHKNNNAFLYHYLAFKKNWIVRTYIQGGQGNLSGEIVKSIELCSPQEPDEQNRIAAFLSVIDELTSNQKEKIEALKQHKTALMQGLFPSIEEVCK, encoded by the coding sequence ATGAGTAAAAATATTAAAGGCGCAATTCCTAAATGGAGATTTGAAAGTTTTGATAGCTATCCAAAGTGGAATATCAAAAAATTGGGTTGCCTCATGAAACCAATTAATGAGCGTGCTGGAGATAAAAAATATGTTCTTATGAGCGTAACATCTGGAGTGGGACTTATTCCACAGGTTGAAAAATTTGGGAGAGAAATAGCAGGAAATTCATATAAAAATTACTATGTAATTCGGAAAAATGATTTTGCATATAATAAAAGCTCAACTAAAGAATTTCCAGAAGGATATATATCAATGCTCAAAGAATATGAAGAAGCTGCTATTCCAAATAGTATTTTTACTTGTTTTAGAGTTATTGATGATGAATATGAACCTCTATTTTTTGAGCAACTTTTTAACACTAACTATCATGGAAAATGGTTAAGAAAATATATTGAAATTGGAGCCAGAGCTCATGGGGCATTAAGTATTGATACTAAGCATTTGTGGAATATGCCTGTTGCTGTGCCAAAGCTGCCAGAGCAACAAAAAATCGCGGACTGTTTATCTTCTATCGATGACCTTATTTCTGCCGAAGAAAAGAAATTATTATTGCTGAATGACTATAAAAAAGGCTGGATGCAAAAGTTGTTCCCAGCCGAAGGGAAGACAGTTCCTGAATGGAGATTTCCAGAATTTAAAGATAGTGAGGGATGGGAAAAGTTGAATATAAAGAAGGCTTGTTATCCCTCATATAGCGGAGGAACTCCAGTTACTTCTAAAAAAGAATATTATAATGGCGATATTCCATTTATTAGATCAGGTGAAATAGGTAAGGAAAAAACAGAGTTGTTTTTAACCTCAGAGGGATTGGATAATTCTTCTGCTAAAATGATTGAAAAAGGAGATGTTTTAATGGCTCTTTATGGAGCGAATAGTGGTGATGTTGCAATATCGCCAATTAAAGGAGCTATTAACCAAGCAATTCTGTGTTTGAGGCATAAAAATAATAATGCTTTTTTATATCATTATCTTGCATTTAAGAAAAATTGGATAGTCAGAACATATATACAAGGGGGGCAGGGAAATTTATCTGGAGAAATTGTAAAGTCAATTGAACTTTGTTCTCCACAAGAACCTGACGAACAAAATAGAATTGCAGCTTTCTTATCCGTTATAGATGAGTTGACAAGCAACCAAAAAGAAAAAATAGAAGCATTAAAACAACATAAAACAGCATTGATGCAAGGATTGTTTCCTTCTATTGAGGAGGTTTGTAAATGA
- a CDS encoding AAA family ATPase, with protein MNIPKSFTREEFQKLTNKTLGNKPQDNNPFQQYKKIITDSYKKDRGSGNYILKEGLSNEALANIDFIFKRIGYKEFNSIREIAEYFKRLLEEKKYIVLFAYNGTGKTRLSGEFKSLGQHLNEETGEKTADTLYYNAFTEDLFYWDNDLDNDTERVLKFNKSSRFFNGLKDLDMDNRIRPLFQRYADFDFSINYDDASINFYREESTQRIDNIKVSRGEENIFIWCFFLAIVQLVIDKAEAYEWVKYIYVDDPISSLDDNNVIAVASHLAALMKGEGVKVIVSSHHTLFFNVLCNEISRAEQLFLQKSKDNATYILKDTTKTPFFHHVALLKELKKASDTDILYTYHFNILRNILEKTASFHGYAHFSSCIRKGDAENEPVYTRIVNLLSHGNYSLFDPKEMVEENKEYFRNILNNFLEDYNFNQRIFGETQNQKEE; from the coding sequence ATGAATATCCCCAAAAGCTTCACAAGAGAAGAATTTCAAAAACTAACAAACAAAACCTTAGGAAATAAACCTCAGGATAATAATCCATTTCAGCAATATAAAAAAATAATTACGGATAGTTATAAAAAAGATAGAGGTTCTGGAAATTATATTTTGAAAGAAGGATTATCTAATGAAGCACTTGCAAACATTGATTTTATTTTTAAAAGAATTGGATATAAAGAATTTAATTCAATTAGAGAAATTGCTGAATATTTTAAAAGATTATTGGAGGAGAAAAAATACATTGTTTTATTTGCTTATAACGGAACGGGTAAAACAAGACTTTCTGGTGAGTTTAAGTCTTTAGGGCAACATTTAAACGAAGAAACTGGAGAAAAAACAGCAGATACACTCTATTACAATGCTTTTACAGAAGATTTGTTTTATTGGGATAATGATTTAGACAATGATACGGAGCGTGTGTTAAAGTTCAATAAGAGTTCTCGCTTTTTCAATGGATTAAAAGATCTTGATATGGATAACAGGATTCGCCCGCTTTTTCAGCGATATGCTGACTTTGATTTTAGTATCAATTATGATGATGCATCTATAAATTTTTATAGAGAAGAATCTACGCAAAGAATAGACAATATTAAGGTGTCTCGGGGCGAAGAGAACATCTTTATTTGGTGCTTTTTCTTGGCTATTGTCCAATTGGTAATAGACAAAGCGGAGGCATATGAGTGGGTAAAATATATTTATGTAGATGATCCGATATCTTCTTTGGATGATAACAATGTAATTGCCGTAGCTAGTCATTTGGCGGCACTTATGAAAGGAGAAGGTGTAAAAGTTATCGTATCATCACATCACACATTGTTTTTTAATGTTTTGTGTAATGAAATTAGCAGAGCTGAGCAGTTATTTTTGCAAAAAAGCAAAGACAACGCTACGTATATTTTAAAAGATACTACCAAAACGCCGTTTTTTCATCATGTTGCATTATTGAAAGAATTAAAAAAAGCGTCCGATACCGATATATTATACACTTATCATTTCAATATATTGAGAAACATATTAGAAAAAACAGCATCATTTCATGGTTACGCTCATTTTTCTTCATGCATTAGAAAAGGTGATGCGGAAAATGAGCCAGTATATACAAGGATAGTCAACCTTTTGAGTCATGGAAATTATTCTTTATTTGATCCTAAAGAAATGGTAGAGGAAAATAAAGAATATTTTAGAAACATCCTTAATAACTTTTTGGAAGACTATAATTTTAATCAGAGAATATTTGGGGAAACTCAAAATCAGAAGGAAGAGTAA
- a CDS encoding type I restriction-modification system subunit M has translation MNDIQQKQLGSALWGIADKLRGTMNADDFRDYMLSFLFLRYLSDNYETAANKELGKEYMDCEKEIENIKNSGNIDQFIAELKSKVIDYFNMLPISKLPVKENETNNEIIQRARQTLVDEYVSLLESQKLTPLSLWYINNLDQVSFFEKQMRKKVHFVIKPQYLWSNIYELSRTQNNQLLKTLQAGFKFIENESFDSTFYGLFSEVNLDSDKLGKNYQLRNEMLCSIITEIAEKLAEFTNEIDLLGNAYEYLIGQFAAGSGKKAGEFYTPQQISNILSRIVILDSHKPELGKRDFINNLLDFACGSGSLLINVKKHLEPNSISQIYGQEKNITTYNLARMNMLLHGFKDSEFQIFHGDSLLNDWSLLNEMNPAKKLECDAVVANPPFSYRWEPDDTLAEDFRFKSYGLAPKSAADFAFLLHGFHFLSKNGTMAIILPHGVLFRGGAEEKIRTKLLKDGNIDAVIGLPANLFFSTGIPVCILVLKKCKEPDDVLFINASEYYEKGKRQNVLLPEHIDKIVETYQFRREDDKRYSRRVSMGEIEKNGYNLNISRYVSTAPKEEIIDIEEVAKELRTIEYDIKKAKDAHNIFLKELGLEQLP, from the coding sequence ATGAATGACATACAACAAAAACAATTAGGATCAGCCCTTTGGGGAATCGCCGATAAACTTAGAGGCACTATGAATGCAGACGATTTTCGTGACTATATGTTATCTTTTCTTTTCCTAAGATATCTTTCAGACAATTATGAAACTGCGGCAAATAAGGAGCTTGGCAAAGAGTATATGGATTGTGAGAAAGAAATTGAAAACATAAAAAACAGTGGAAACATAGATCAATTTATAGCTGAATTAAAATCAAAAGTGATAGATTACTTTAACATGTTGCCCATAAGCAAGTTGCCTGTAAAAGAGAACGAGACAAATAATGAGATTATCCAAAGAGCAAGACAAACTCTTGTCGATGAATATGTCAGCTTACTTGAAAGTCAGAAGCTAACTCCTTTGAGTTTATGGTATATCAATAATTTGGATCAAGTATCTTTTTTTGAAAAGCAGATGCGTAAAAAGGTTCATTTTGTAATTAAGCCGCAATACTTATGGAGCAATATTTACGAGCTATCACGGACACAAAACAATCAACTTTTGAAGACTTTGCAAGCCGGTTTTAAATTTATTGAAAATGAATCGTTTGATAGTACATTTTATGGACTATTTTCAGAGGTGAATCTTGATTCGGATAAATTGGGTAAAAATTATCAATTACGTAATGAAATGCTTTGCTCTATAATAACAGAAATTGCTGAGAAACTTGCGGAGTTTACTAATGAAATAGATTTACTAGGCAATGCCTATGAGTATTTGATAGGGCAATTCGCAGCTGGTTCCGGTAAAAAAGCCGGAGAATTTTATACCCCACAGCAGATTTCTAATATTCTTTCCAGAATTGTTATATTGGATAGCCATAAACCGGAGTTAGGAAAAAGGGATTTTATAAATAATCTTTTGGATTTCGCATGTGGTTCCGGTTCATTGCTTATCAATGTAAAAAAGCATCTTGAACCAAATAGTATTAGCCAAATATATGGACAAGAGAAGAATATAACGACATATAACCTTGCACGAATGAATATGTTATTACATGGGTTTAAGGATTCGGAGTTTCAAATTTTTCACGGAGATTCTTTGTTAAATGATTGGTCGTTGCTCAATGAAATGAATCCGGCTAAAAAGTTGGAGTGTGATGCTGTAGTAGCAAATCCACCTTTTAGTTATCGATGGGAACCGGATGATACATTAGCCGAAGATTTTCGCTTTAAAAGTTATGGACTTGCACCAAAGTCGGCAGCTGATTTTGCGTTTTTACTACATGGATTTCATTTTTTGAGCAAAAATGGAACTATGGCAATTATCTTGCCTCATGGCGTATTGTTCCGAGGGGGTGCAGAAGAGAAAATTAGAACTAAACTTCTGAAAGACGGAAATATTGATGCAGTGATCGGACTGCCGGCTAATTTATTCTTTTCAACAGGAATACCGGTTTGCATTCTTGTATTGAAAAAATGCAAGGAACCTGATGATGTATTATTTATCAATGCAAGTGAATATTACGAAAAAGGGAAAAGACAAAATGTTCTTTTACCTGAACATATAGACAAGATTGTTGAGACATATCAGTTCCGTAGGGAAGATGACAAGAGGTATTCACGTCGTGTATCCATGGGAGAAATTGAGAAAAATGGATATAACTTAAATATTTCTCGATATGTAAGCACAGCTCCTAAAGAAGAAATCATTGACATCGAAGAAGTAGCAAAGGAATTGAGGACAATAGAGTATGACATCAAAAAGGCAAAAGATGCTCATAATATATTCTTGAAAGAGCTTGGTCTTGAACAACTACCATAA
- a CDS encoding cupin domain-containing protein gives MTEIYNLSADTKVIAKSVVSKRIFDCENAHVDVFAFDAGEELDHEMLFCDSLAWVVEGGASLHYGEKQMRLGGEQACLIEKKVWRKLVFNKPTKYVSIDFKEDLMIDHLPKAAIFSLAGAVEYEEGKIVSKTLVKNESGSMSLLSFSKDQQLSTHAAPGDALLIALEGEMKLTIGDEHFDIKKGDTIVLPGKIPHALKIADKFKMLLIVTKDKM, from the coding sequence ATGACTGAAATTTACAATCTAAGCGCCGACACGAAAGTGATCGCAAAAAGCGTTGTTAGCAAGAGAATTTTTGATTGCGAGAACGCTCACGTCGATGTGTTCGCCTTTGATGCGGGCGAGGAGCTAGATCACGAGATGCTATTTTGCGACAGCCTCGCGTGGGTCGTGGAGGGCGGCGCGAGCTTGCACTACGGCGAAAAGCAGATGCGCTTAGGCGGCGAACAGGCCTGCCTGATAGAGAAAAAAGTGTGGCGAAAATTAGTTTTCAACAAACCGACGAAATACGTCTCAATCGATTTTAAGGAGGACTTAATGATAGATCATTTACCTAAGGCGGCTATTTTTAGCCTAGCGGGCGCAGTCGAATACGAAGAAGGCAAAATCGTGAGCAAAACGCTCGTAAAAAACGAAAGCGGCTCGATGTCGCTGCTATCGTTTTCAAAAGACCAACAACTCTCCACTCACGCAGCTCCGGGCGACGCGCTACTTATCGCGCTTGAGGGCGAGATGAAGCTAACTATCGGCGACGAGCATTTTGATATCAAAAAGGGCGATACTATCGTGCTTCCGGGCAAAATCCCGCACGCGCTAAAAATCGCCGATAAATTTAAAATGCTGCTTATCGTAACAAAGGACAAGATGTAG